A single window of Flavobacteriales bacterium DNA harbors:
- a CDS encoding MFS transporter produces MLTRSIKYYFDSFKGFRREVWFLALVTLINRAGTMVVPFMSLYLTKDLGFSLEDAGWVLTAFGAGSVVGSWLGGKLTDKLGFYPVMWGSLIGSAFFFIALQYLKTIGGICAGVFFLMCVADTLRPALFVAMRTYSRPENRTRAVTLIRLAINLGFSMGPAIGGVIISQLGYAGLFWVDGLSALAGGILFIMLLDKRDSDHNQESEINSSKEPHTDMPYMWFLLTGILISFAFVQHFSTIPLYYKEVYHLPEAEIGLLLGLNGFLIFVFEMPLIRFVERPAFSQIGVLAFSTVLFAASFLVLNLGHWIGLPIMGVVFMTVGEMLNFPFMNRFAMDRSAYGRSGAYMAMFAMIFSIAHILGHNTGMHLIHFFGYEVTWYIMTGVLLVAAWMFYFLKRMLRKEVHPSDLPEDPQ; encoded by the coding sequence ATGTTAACAAGATCCATCAAATACTATTTCGACTCATTCAAAGGTTTCCGCCGCGAAGTGTGGTTCCTTGCATTGGTAACCCTGATCAACCGCGCGGGTACCATGGTCGTTCCCTTCATGTCCCTCTACCTGACCAAAGACCTGGGTTTTTCCCTGGAAGATGCCGGCTGGGTGCTCACCGCATTCGGTGCAGGTTCGGTCGTAGGTTCCTGGCTCGGCGGAAAGCTTACCGATAAGCTAGGCTTTTACCCGGTGATGTGGGGAAGTCTTATCGGGTCGGCATTCTTCTTTATCGCTTTGCAATACCTGAAAACGATCGGAGGCATCTGCGCCGGGGTCTTTTTCCTGATGTGCGTGGCCGATACGTTGCGGCCCGCACTCTTTGTGGCCATGCGTACCTACAGCAGACCGGAGAACCGGACACGGGCCGTTACCCTGATCCGATTGGCGATTAACCTGGGTTTTTCCATGGGGCCTGCGATCGGCGGTGTGATCATCAGTCAACTGGGTTATGCCGGTCTTTTCTGGGTGGATGGACTCAGCGCATTGGCGGGCGGAATTCTTTTCATCATGTTGCTTGACAAACGCGACTCGGATCATAACCAGGAGTCGGAAATCAACAGCAGCAAAGAGCCCCATACCGATATGCCGTACATGTGGTTCTTGCTGACCGGCATCCTGATAAGTTTTGCATTCGTACAACACTTCTCCACCATTCCTTTATATTATAAGGAAGTATATCACCTGCCCGAAGCAGAAATCGGACTGCTGCTTGGGCTGAACGGATTCCTGATCTTCGTGTTTGAAATGCCGCTCATCCGTTTCGTGGAACGCCCTGCTTTTTCGCAAATCGGTGTGCTTGCCTTCAGTACCGTGCTCTTCGCCGCCAGCTTCCTGGTGCTGAACCTCGGCCACTGGATCGGGCTGCCCATTATGGGTGTAGTCTTCATGACCGTGGGTGAGATGCTCAACTTCCCATTCATGAACCGCTTTGCCATGGACCGCTCGGCATACGGACGCTCTGGCGCCTACATGGCCATGTTCGCCATGATCTTCAGCATCGCACATATCCTTGGGCACAATACAGGCATGCACCTGATTCACTTCTTCGGGTATGAAGTCACCTGGTACATCATGACAGGTGTTCTCCTGGTAGCTGCGTGGATGTTTTATTTTCTTAAACGGATGTTACGGAAGGAAGTGCACCCATCCGATTTACCGGAAGATCCCCAATAG
- a CDS encoding tetratricopeptide repeat protein translates to MKQLLFSKWGWCAGVVLITALVLWPCLYNGWVTWDDPAYILDNMLVHSISWQQVSDIFTTPQVNGSYNPLVLLSWAIDWRTGNGSPFPFHITNLLLHLLNTALVFVLAGYFLKSYWQSACVALLFGIHPMHVETVAWISSRKDLLMTAFYLASLISYARWHSPTCIHHGWKRHLSLVFFVPALLSKGVAITLPVVLLLIDYVFGRRNMIQMSVRKTAYWILAFLFIWISYAGQEKGHALDHFTDVPSYLNVFVASHNLLTYLFKCIVPIHLSAYHPFPPSFYHGALPWHYYLASLLVLALMYLGYRWIRQKHMAGFGLAFFMLTIAPTLQLIPFGITMQAERFTYLPYFGLFVAGMAQLKPERFIHNPLRKQLTWGLIGVCFLCLAWISNRRATVWKNGKTLWTAVIQNDPDHFFGYGSLALYYDRTGRRDMALNYYNKSIELDSTFVESRNNRGMAYKAMGRYGDAMNDYNTCIRIDSTFPNAYTNRALLWIASHDYDKALADLNHALKLEKDPITLFNRGHLYHLNNQPQQALSDLNEAIDMAPAQGSFYQERALTRLDMNEPDVALLDFSKALELNPSLPISAYRRGCILMDRHQLKEALADFNKTIQLNPHHTEAYVNRGLIYLNTGKLRKSLSDLNMAVESDSTYALGYYNRALLFKEMGEQDLAIQDFSRYLNRMPKDIPALQERAALWRAMGRFDMAMQDVETALSFNPTSPVLYEMRAMLYDETGRPALAAKDRERQHQLTQTR, encoded by the coding sequence GTGAAACAATTGCTTTTCTCAAAATGGGGATGGTGTGCCGGTGTGGTGTTGATCACTGCCCTTGTGCTATGGCCCTGTTTGTACAATGGTTGGGTGACATGGGACGATCCGGCATACATCCTGGACAATATGCTGGTTCACAGTATTTCGTGGCAACAAGTATCTGACATCTTCACTACGCCCCAGGTGAACGGTTCGTACAACCCGCTCGTGCTTCTATCATGGGCCATCGATTGGCGCACAGGCAACGGAAGTCCTTTTCCATTTCACATCACCAATCTGTTGCTGCATCTGCTGAATACGGCACTGGTGTTTGTGTTGGCTGGTTACTTCTTGAAATCTTACTGGCAATCTGCCTGCGTGGCCCTGTTGTTTGGAATCCATCCCATGCATGTGGAAACAGTTGCATGGATATCTTCCAGGAAGGACCTGCTGATGACGGCGTTCTACCTGGCTTCACTGATCTCCTATGCCAGGTGGCATTCACCCACGTGTATTCACCACGGATGGAAGCGTCACCTGAGCTTGGTTTTCTTTGTTCCCGCCCTGCTGTCAAAAGGTGTTGCCATTACATTACCGGTGGTTCTTCTCTTGATCGACTATGTATTCGGTCGGCGCAACATGATACAAATGTCCGTTCGGAAGACTGCATATTGGATCCTTGCCTTCTTGTTCATATGGATATCCTATGCGGGTCAGGAAAAGGGACATGCCCTGGATCACTTCACAGACGTTCCTTCCTATCTGAATGTGTTTGTTGCATCGCATAACCTTCTCACGTACCTGTTCAAATGCATCGTTCCCATTCATCTCAGTGCCTATCACCCGTTCCCCCCATCGTTTTATCACGGAGCTCTTCCATGGCACTACTACCTGGCGTCCTTGCTGGTTCTGGCATTGATGTATCTCGGCTACCGATGGATCCGGCAAAAACATATGGCCGGATTCGGTCTTGCATTTTTCATGCTCACCATTGCCCCCACACTGCAACTGATTCCGTTCGGTATCACCATGCAGGCGGAAAGATTTACCTACCTGCCTTATTTCGGCTTGTTCGTGGCCGGCATGGCTCAACTCAAGCCTGAACGGTTCATTCACAATCCTCTCCGGAAACAACTCACCTGGGGGTTGATCGGTGTGTGTTTCCTTTGCTTAGCCTGGATCTCCAACCGGAGAGCCACCGTCTGGAAAAATGGTAAAACATTGTGGACGGCAGTGATCCAAAATGACCCCGATCACTTTTTTGGTTATGGCAGCCTGGCGCTGTACTATGATCGAACGGGGCGGCGGGACATGGCACTCAATTATTACAACAAAAGCATCGAACTCGACTCAACCTTTGTAGAGTCCCGCAACAACCGCGGCATGGCGTACAAAGCCATGGGCAGGTACGGGGATGCCATGAATGACTACAACACTTGTATACGCATAGACAGCACATTTCCGAATGCCTATACCAACCGGGCGTTGCTTTGGATTGCATCGCACGACTATGACAAAGCGCTCGCGGATCTCAATCATGCACTCAAACTGGAAAAAGACCCCATCACCCTCTTCAACCGCGGCCACCTATACCACCTCAACAACCAACCCCAACAGGCATTATCGGATCTCAATGAAGCCATTGACATGGCTCCTGCCCAGGGTTCTTTCTACCAAGAACGTGCACTGACACGGCTGGACATGAACGAACCCGATGTGGCCCTCCTTGATTTCAGCAAAGCACTTGAACTCAATCCCAGTCTTCCCATTTCAGCCTACCGGAGAGGATGTATTTTAATGGACAGGCATCAATTGAAAGAAGCACTGGCAGACTTCAACAAAACCATTCAGCTGAATCCGCATCACACCGAAGCTTATGTGAACCGGGGCCTGATCTATCTGAACACCGGCAAACTTCGGAAAAGTCTGAGCGATCTCAACATGGCTGTTGAATCGGATAGCACCTATGCACTCGGCTATTACAACCGGGCCTTGCTATTCAAAGAAATGGGAGAACAGGATCTTGCAATACAGGATTTTTCCCGTTACCTGAACCGGATGCCCAAAGACATCCCTGCCCTCCAGGAACGAGCCGCACTCTGGCGCGCCATGGGCAGGTTTGATATGGCCATGCAGGATGTGGAGACCGCCCTGTCGTTCAACCCGACAAGTCCGGTGTTGTATGAAATGCGCGCCATGCTGTATGACGAAACCGGACGTCCGGCACTTGCAGCTAAGGACAGGGAGCGGCAGCACCAACTGACACAAACCAGATAG
- a CDS encoding T9SS type A sorting domain-containing protein codes for MNETLGTGAGSNITSGDYNVFIGDSCGYSNSSGSYNSFLGYEAGFSSTSGTDNTFIGYQSGYANTTGTDNTYIGKWAGLNSTSTDNTFVGSEAGMTNTTGSDNTFIGETSGYLNTTGSRNTFVGEDAGYNNTSGNENTFVGRTAGRSCTTGYQNTAMGNEAGYDISTGHHNTAIGDSAGTDVGEGIYNTFLGAASGSATEHANFNTFIGARAGWDNNRTNSTSNANRNTYVGYYAGYSNREGEDNVGMGCNADFGNTARYRNSFFGSDAYVNANDICSFGYNTYCNANYGMAFGSGSDVRSIYSIAMGYNVAIPSGANYSIGIGSSSNPRGTYSIGIGASTYLADSADYSVAIGFNAQGLHANTFIIGGTTSTDRMTVGIGTSYPNMNASLDLAESDKGFMMSRMNASSRTTFGSGLGSSEQGMLVFDTDDNSLYGWTGSKWWAIGVQNLTLQNDSLFLSNSNDTIDLSGYLDNTDDQTLSLSSNTLSIEDGNNVDLSGYMDNTDAQNLSLSGTTLSIDNGTGVDLSSLQDGTGTDDQTLTLSSNTLSIEDGNNVDLSGYLDNTDDQNLTLSGNTLSIEDGNNVDLSGYLDNTDAQNLSLSGTTLSIDNGTGVDLSSLQDGTGTDDQNLTLSGTTLSIEDGNNVDLSSLQDGTGTDDQTLTLSGTTLSIEDGNNVDLSSLQDGTGTDDQNLTLSGNTLSIEDGNNVDLSGYMDNTDAQNLSLSGTTLSIDNGTGVDLSSLQDGTGTDDQTLTLSGNTLSIEDGNNVDLSGYMDNTDAQNLSLSGTTLSIDNGTGVDLSSLQDGTGTDDQTLTLSGNTLSIEDGNNVDLSGYMDNTDAQNLSLSGTTLSIDNGTGVDLSSLQDGTGTDDQTLSLSGTTLSIEDGNNVDLSSLQDGTGTDDQTLTLSGTTLSIEDGNNVDLSSLQDGTGTDDQNLTSATLTGTTLQIDIENGSSVSVDLAPLLTDLYNKISALTDRLDTLEARVTNCCGPTAIDPVNPNGTQPNKSTLLQNIPNPWSQNTQISFYIDKSVKSASLQVFDASGKLVRKVAINTRGYGSVELDSKTFAPGTYMYSLSLDGQQSEALKMVLDR; via the coding sequence TTGAATGAAACGTTAGGGACCGGTGCCGGTTCAAACATCACATCCGGCGACTACAATGTCTTCATCGGGGACAGTTGCGGATACAGCAACTCCTCCGGCAGTTATAACTCATTTCTCGGGTATGAGGCCGGATTCAGCAGCACCAGTGGCACGGACAATACCTTCATCGGTTACCAGTCCGGGTATGCCAACACCACCGGAACAGACAATACCTACATCGGTAAGTGGGCGGGTCTGAACAGCACATCAACAGATAACACCTTTGTGGGTTCAGAGGCAGGGATGACCAACACCACCGGGTCAGACAATACGTTTATCGGTGAAACTTCAGGCTACCTGAACACCACCGGTAGTAGAAACACCTTTGTGGGTGAAGATGCCGGTTACAACAACACCAGCGGAAACGAAAACACTTTCGTAGGACGCACAGCCGGTCGTTCCTGTACCACCGGATATCAGAACACCGCGATGGGGAACGAGGCGGGTTACGACATCTCCACCGGCCACCATAATACCGCTATTGGCGACTCAGCAGGTACGGATGTCGGAGAGGGAATCTACAATACCTTCCTCGGTGCAGCGTCCGGTTCGGCCACAGAACATGCAAACTTCAATACCTTCATCGGCGCAAGGGCCGGTTGGGACAACAACCGCACCAACAGCACCAGCAATGCCAACCGCAACACCTACGTAGGTTACTACGCCGGTTACTCCAACCGTGAAGGTGAAGACAACGTGGGCATGGGTTGCAATGCCGACTTCGGCAATACCGCCCGTTACAGGAATTCCTTTTTCGGATCCGACGCCTATGTAAATGCAAACGATATCTGTAGCTTCGGATACAACACATATTGCAATGCCAACTATGGCATGGCCTTCGGTTCCGGATCGGATGTACGAAGCATTTACTCCATTGCCATGGGATACAATGTGGCCATTCCTTCCGGTGCCAATTATTCCATTGGAATCGGAAGCTCTTCCAATCCACGGGGTACATACAGCATCGGCATCGGCGCTTCAACCTACCTCGCTGATTCTGCAGATTACTCCGTGGCCATCGGGTTCAATGCCCAGGGCCTGCATGCAAATACATTCATCATTGGCGGCACCACATCAACAGATAGAATGACCGTGGGCATCGGAACCAGCTATCCCAACATGAATGCTTCCCTTGACCTGGCCGAATCCGACAAAGGGTTCATGATGTCGAGGATGAATGCATCTTCACGTACCACTTTCGGAAGCGGCCTCGGCTCATCCGAACAGGGGATGCTGGTATTTGATACCGACGACAACAGTCTTTACGGATGGACGGGTTCCAAATGGTGGGCCATCGGCGTACAGAACCTGACCCTTCAAAACGACAGCCTCTTCCTGTCGAATTCAAACGACACCATCGATCTCTCCGGTTACCTGGATAACACCGATGACCAAACGCTGTCGCTGAGCAGCAACACGCTGAGCATTGAAGACGGTAACAACGTAGATCTGTCCGGTTACATGGACAACACCGATGCGCAGAACCTGTCGCTGAGCGGCACGACCCTGAGCATCGATAATGGCACAGGTGTGGATCTGTCTTCTTTGCAAGACGGAACCGGTACCGATGACCAGACGCTGACTCTGAGCAGCAACACGCTGAGCATCGAAGACGGGAACAATGTTGACTTGTCAGGTTACCTTGATAATACGGATGACCAGAACCTGACGCTGAGTGGCAACACGTTGAGCATCGAGGACGGTAACAACGTAGATCTGTCCGGCTACCTCGACAACACCGATGCACAGAACCTGTCGCTGAGCGGCACGACCCTGAGTATCGACAATGGCACAGGTGTGGATCTGTCTTCTTTGCAAGACGGTACAGGTACCGATGACCAGAACCTGACCTTGAGCGGCACCACGCTGAGCATTGAAGACGGTAACAACGTAGACCTTTCTTCCCTGCAGGATGGTACAGGTACGGACGACCAGACCCTGACCCTGAGCGGCACCACCCTGAGCATCGAAGATGGAAACAACGTAGACCTTTCTTCCCTGCAAGACGGAACCGGTACCGATGACCAGAACCTGACCTTGAGTGGCAACACGCTGAGCATCGAGGACGGTAACAACGTAGATCTGTCCGGTTACATGGACAACACCGATGCGCAGAACCTGTCGCTGAGCGGCACGACCCTGAGCATCGATAATGGCACAGGTGTAGATCTGTCTTCATTGCAAGACGGAACCGGTACGGATGACCAGACGCTGACCTTGAGCGGCAACACGCTAAGCATCGAGGACGGTAACAATGTAGATCTGTCCGGTTACATGGACAACACCGATGCGCAGAACCTGTCGCTGAGCGGCACGACCCTGAGCATCGACAACGGTACCGGCGTGGACCTGTCTTCTTTGCAAGATGGTACCGGTACCGATGACCAGACGCTGACCCTGAGCGGCAACACGCTAAGCATCGAGGACGGTAACAACGTAGATCTGTCCGGTTACATGGACAACACCGATGCGCAGAACCTGTCGTTGAGCGGCACGACCCTGAGCATCGACAACGGCACCGGCGTTGACCTGTCATCCCTACAGGATGGAACCGGTACCGATGACCAGACACTGTCGTTGAGTGGTACCACGCTGAGCATTGAAGATGGCAACAATGTGGATCTCTCTTCTTTGCAAGACGGTACCGGTACCGATGACCAGACGCTGACCCTGAGCGGTACCACCCTGAGCATTGAAGATGGAAACAACGTAGATCTTTCTTCTTTGCAGGATGGAACAGGCACGGACGATCAGAACCTGACTTCCGCTACCCTGACCGGTACCACCCTGCAGATCGACATTGAAAACGGTTCTTCCGTTTCTGTGGATCTGGCACCGCTGCTCACCGATCTCTACAACAAGATCAGTGCACTGACCGATCGCCTGGATACCCTGGAAGCACGTGTGACCAATTGCTGCGGTCCGACTGCCATCGATCCGGTAAATCCGAACGGTACACAGCCAAACAAAAGCACCTTGTTGCAAAACATTCCGAATCCCTGGTCACAAAACACCCAGATCAGCTTCTACATCGACAAGTCGGTGAAGAGCGCTTCGTTGCAGGTGTTTGATGCCAGTGGTAAACTGGTTCGCAAGGTTGCCATTAACACCCGTGGTTACGGTTCGGTGGAACTTGATTCCAAGACCTTTGCTCCGGGTACATACATGTACAGCTTGAGCCTGGACGGACAGCAATCTGAAGCCCTGAAAATGGTGCTTGACAGATAA